A stretch of DNA from Telopea speciosissima isolate NSW1024214 ecotype Mountain lineage chromosome 5, Tspe_v1, whole genome shotgun sequence:
CAAATGAAGCGAAGAATGAGGCACGAGATTCTTTCACAGTGACCATGGAGTGAACCATTTGCGAGGTCTCCGAGAGGATCTGAACCTCAACCGCTTCATTACCCCATATCACCCAAATTCTTCCCAACTCAGCAGAATTGTAGTTTACATAACAGCGCCAACGATCTTGAAACATCCGCATGCAGGCGTCAAAATTGTTGTATCTGACACGCGTCTCCACCAAACTAAAAAGTGCAAGTTTGTTAGATATATCCTAAGACATCACTGATTTGCATTTTCTAGGAGCGTTGATCCCCCTAGTATTCCAAGCTCCAAAGCTGATcaatggggggaggggggttggaGCCACGCACTGGACTGCTCCTCATCGGGCTTCGGTTACGCTCTTGCCTAAATGCCAGGCTTCCATCAGCTTCATCAGTCTCGACCAGGTCTCCCTCTTGCCGCTGGAGAATAGTGAAGCGGTTGTTAGAGATCACAGGAGTAGCCTCCGCACAATTGCGCCTTCCATTCCCAACCGGGGCCATGGTGTTAACCGTCAAGCGCCCAGGTGCAAGTACAGGAGAAGTGGCAGCTTTCACCATCGAGTTCACCGAAGCATGAGGCACGACCATTGCGGCTGCAGTTTCCTGAGTAACCTCCATGTCATGGGTAATCGTGGCCGGCGGATTTTTGCTTGGGGTGGGGGCGTGGCCCCCACAGAACCACGTGGCACTTAAGTGAAGGGAGTAGCACAAGGAGCCACGTCTAATGCATGGGAGTTCAAATCAGTTGCATACAATGCAACAGTCTTTCCACAATCATTGTCGTTACAAGAAACTGTACCCTGTGAAGCCATGGTCGTGTATGGGGACGTGGCCTAGCTGCCTCCACGATCACCCCCACTTCGCGTAACTGGTTTCCCATGAGGAGAACCAGACTTGTCGGAAGGACCTGTCGCCGGCGATGGGGGATTTGCCGTAACAGAATCTGCAAGGAGAGGCCTCTTCTCTCTCGGCCGACGGCGAGTTGGTGCTTGCCAATGGGGTTCCACGGGTCTAGCCATTCCAGCCTGATCCGCAGGCAAAGCGTTAGAGCTGCTCAGCTTGGGGCAGGTGCTGTCCGTATGGCCAAAAACCTTGCAAGCATTGCAAAGGGGGGGAGCCCAGTCGTACATCACATGCTGCTCAACAATCGTTCCATCATCGAGGGCAATGGGGATCGATGAGGGGAGGCCATCCGTAGCCTTAACAAGAACCCAGAAGCATGCAAACGATAGCCGCTCCCGTTGTGACGTCCTACGATCAACACAGATAGGCTTGCCAAGCACGCTTGCAATCTTCCCTAAGGCCTGGGTTCCCCAGAAATGTAGGTTGAGACCATACAGTCTGACCCAGAGAGGGAGCTGATGTTCTTCCTTCCGCGTAAGCAAAATGTCCAGTGTCCAATGCCGGATAATCAGTGGACGGTTCCCAAAAGTCCATGGACCTTCGTCTAGAATTTGATTACTGAGCTCTATTCTCTGGAAATCAAAGATGAAAATGCCGCTCTCAAGTCCGAAAACCTCCACTGCACCAACATGACCCCATTTCTCCGCTGTAAATCGCTTCATGGCAGTGAAAGAAGGACGAGGCCCAAAAACATAGCCAACAAGGGTTGATTCCCATCGATCTCTCTCCGCAGACAAGTCTTTCGCACAGCACCGCGCCACTTTCTTGTCATTCACAACCGTGGGTTCAATGAAAGGGAGCCCATCCAAACCATCGCGTGTAAGGCCTCCTTGAAGAAGGCTAGACCAAGACCTTAGCCCAATGTTACCCGCAGCAGGACCCCCCGAAGTCCCCAAGGGGGGGGCCACCGATGAAGATCCTCCGGTGGCCATgagaaaagacaaagaagatCCAAGAAGTGAAGGAATGTGTCaggcactctctctctctctctgcgttTGATAGCAACGTAATTGTTTTTTTCGATTTATATAAACGTTGGGGCAGACCCAGCATTTTCCTTTtaatggtttttgtttttttaaatataatcaTTTATTCTCACTCAGGGGTTGGGAAAGCGCACAATAATCTCTAGAATACCGGTACACATGCATAGAAATTCAAAGGATGTGTGCCAATACAAAAGgagatatttgattgaattagactaaaaattgacatgtggctaatctagaccatgttcTCTCTGTCCAATGGTCGGGATGGGCATATCATTTGTCCATATGGCTTAGTAAATGCTTTGTGACATTTGGAAAATTAACAAACCTTCATGACATAATACGAGGGCGGGCCTCGATGCAATGGTAAGTTttctccattgcgacctagtggtcaaGGGATCGAATCAGGGAATAGCTTCTCTgcaaagtgggggtaaggctgtgtacattatgaccctcccctaATCTcatagtggcgggagcctcgttcACTGGGTAATGCCCTTttttgtgacaataataataataataaattattattattagggagaaagaacgttaacCGATGTTGTGCCTAGGCGTGTACTTGCGCCCAAACACAACCTAGTGCGAAAAGATCGGTGCTGCCCTTGGTCCTCTCCATCGGGCCAGATCAGGTAAAATCCTCTTACTTTTGTGGGAAAGCAAAGTGTGACGCCACTAGAAAAAGAACTCGAAGATAGAGAATGGAGGACCAAGGGGCACTAGGGAGTAACAACACCCAACATTAATATTACCTAAGATCACCTATCTTCTCTGTGTATCCAGACACCATGGGCACTGGGGAGGACAAGCATCAAGCTTAAACATCTTTCTAGTTTTGCCTTCTCCATGGATCCAGACATTAGGGGCACTGGGGAGGGCAAGAACTAGCATTATGTGGGTTGTGCCTTCACCTTGTTCCAGACACCAGGGA
This window harbors:
- the LOC122662844 gene encoding uncharacterized protein LOC122662844, with translation MATGGSSSVAPPLGTSGGPAAGNIGLRSWSSLLQGGLTRDGLDGLPFIEPTVVNDKKVARCCAKDLSAERDRWESTLVGYVFGPRPSFTAMKRFTAEKWGHVGAVEVFGLESGIFIFDFQRIELSNQILDEGPWTFGNRPLIIRHWTLDILLTRKEEHQLPLWVRLYGLNLHFWGTQALGKIASVLGKPICVDRRTSQRERLSFACFWVLVKATDGLPSSIPIALDDGTIVEQHVMYDWAPPLCNACKVFGHTDSTCPKLSSSNALPADQAGMARPVEPHWQAPTRRRPREKRPLLADSVTANPPSPATGPSDKSGSPHGKPVTRSGGDRGGS